The following are from one region of the Treponema denticola genome:
- a CDS encoding addiction module antidote protein translates to MKISKWDAADYLKTRKDIAIYLDEILKIAREDNMPELFIEALGDVTRAQGMTDLAKTIDVSRESLYKSLSKKGNPSFSTIFKVLEFLNLEMSIAAPKTLKQASM, encoded by the coding sequence ATGAAAATATCAAAATGGGACGCAGCAGATTATCTTAAAACAAGAAAAGATATTGCAATATACTTAGATGAAATACTAAAAATTGCAAGAGAAGATAATATGCCGGAACTATTTATAGAAGCCCTTGGAGATGTAACCAGAGCTCAAGGAATGACGGATCTAGCAAAAACAATAGATGTCAGTAGAGAAAGTCTTTATAAATCGCTATCAAAAAAAGGGAATCCATCTTTTTCAACAATCTTTAAAGTTCTTGAATTTCTTAATTTAGAAATGAGCATCGCTGCCCCAAAAACTTTAAAACAAGCAAGCATGTAA
- the uraA gene encoding uracil permease: MLHKRIYQVDEKVPAGLFLPLSIQHTFAMFGASVLVPIIFGIDAGIVLFMNGVGTLLFIAITKGKAPAYLGSSFAFLGPAGLIISSMGFQYAQGAFIVTGLLGCLIAFIIYKFGTSWINVILPPAAMGAVVSLIGFELTGLTVRGGTIGANIMTESASRGDIIVFFITIGAAVLGSVLFKGFLSTISILIASIAGYIAAIFFGMVDFSIIREAGLFTLPHFQLPKFDLMAIITMLPVLLVITSEHISHQVVTSNIIGKDLLKNPGLHRSIFADNFSTALSGLVGGVPTTTYGENIGVMAVTGIYSVYVIAGAAIISICMAFISPLAALIRTVPGNVIGGITFLLYGMIGASGIRLLVDSKVDYSKSKNLILTSIVFTTGLSGLSIKFGEIEFKGMVLASLVAVALSLIFFIFEKLGILEE; this comes from the coding sequence ATGTTACATAAAAGAATTTATCAAGTTGACGAAAAAGTTCCGGCGGGGCTTTTCTTGCCTTTAAGTATTCAACATACATTTGCAATGTTCGGTGCCTCGGTTTTGGTTCCGATTATATTCGGAATTGATGCAGGCATCGTTCTATTTATGAACGGTGTGGGAACCCTTTTATTTATAGCCATAACAAAGGGAAAAGCACCCGCCTACTTAGGTTCAAGCTTTGCCTTTTTAGGACCTGCCGGCCTGATTATTTCTTCCATGGGATTTCAGTATGCCCAAGGGGCCTTTATAGTAACAGGACTTTTAGGATGCCTCATAGCCTTTATAATTTATAAGTTCGGAACCTCATGGATCAATGTCATTCTTCCGCCTGCAGCCATGGGTGCCGTCGTTTCCCTGATCGGTTTTGAGCTTACGGGACTCACTGTTCGAGGCGGAACTATCGGGGCAAACATCATGACGGAATCGGCCTCACGGGGCGACATAATAGTTTTTTTTATTACGATAGGAGCGGCCGTTTTGGGTTCGGTTCTTTTTAAGGGCTTTTTATCTACCATTTCTATTTTAATTGCAAGCATTGCAGGCTACATAGCCGCAATCTTTTTCGGTATGGTAGATTTTTCGATAATAAGAGAAGCAGGACTTTTTACCCTTCCCCATTTTCAGCTTCCCAAATTCGACCTCATGGCAATTATCACAATGCTTCCCGTTCTTTTAGTTATTACAAGCGAACACATAAGCCATCAGGTAGTAACTTCCAACATCATCGGAAAAGACCTGTTAAAAAATCCCGGCCTTCACAGGAGTATCTTTGCCGATAATTTTTCGACAGCTCTTTCAGGCCTTGTCGGAGGAGTGCCCACTACAACCTACGGCGAAAACATAGGCGTTATGGCAGTTACCGGTATTTACAGCGTTTATGTAATTGCAGGAGCCGCAATCATTTCAATTTGTATGGCCTTTATAAGCCCCCTTGCAGCCCTAATCCGTACCGTGCCGGGTAACGTCATCGGCGGCATAACCTTTCTTCTCTATGGAATGATAGGAGCTTCGGGAATACGCCTTTTAGTAGATTCAAAGGTCGATTATTCAAAATCAAAAAACTTAATCCTAACCTCGATAGTATTTACCACAGGATTGAGCGGCCTCAGCATAAAATTCGGAGAAATCGAATTTAAGGGAATGGTTTTAGCCTCTCTCGTTGCCGTAGCTTTAAGCCTTATCTTTTTTATTTTTGAAAAACTTGGCATCCTGGAAGAATAG
- a CDS encoding YibE/F family protein: MKRIFLFIVSLLFFNLYAEDTGQISSENLSQDMEKKYDGLSSYYNAYINAPESQVVKARVIEIVYDDTKENRPDIPIESDFRYQHLKIKILTGKHRDEVYTIRNTIELAIPYKLIFKVNEKLILQLDEDETGKINNLRIYERARDYKVYALIFIFAAVLIFVGKKNGLKALISLGLTIGLIFGIFLPLILQGHNPILWAIIICSLASVITLFIISGMNNKTYTAILGTIGGVIIAGLFAFVAGKILRLSGLGNEDAQMLAFVPQYRKIDYQGLLFAGIMIGSLGAVMDVAMSISSSMWEIVAVSPKIPNKQLIKSGMNIGRDIIGSMSNTLILAYVSTSIPVLLLFIIFSHGFTEIINLEILSAEILRAVSGSIGLICTIPITVNLVNIFRKN, translated from the coding sequence ATGAAGCGTATTTTCCTTTTTATTGTAAGCCTCTTATTTTTTAATTTATATGCAGAAGACACAGGGCAAATTTCCTCTGAAAATTTATCTCAAGATATGGAAAAGAAGTATGATGGTTTAAGCAGTTATTATAATGCCTATATAAATGCTCCCGAAAGTCAGGTAGTTAAGGCTAGGGTTATCGAAATCGTTTATGACGATACAAAGGAAAACCGCCCCGATATTCCTATAGAGTCGGACTTCCGTTATCAGCATTTAAAGATAAAAATTTTAACCGGAAAGCATAGGGATGAGGTTTATACAATCCGGAATACGATAGAGCTCGCCATTCCTTATAAGCTTATTTTTAAGGTAAACGAAAAGCTCATCTTACAGCTGGATGAGGATGAAACAGGGAAGATAAACAACTTGCGCATTTATGAGAGGGCGAGGGACTATAAGGTCTATGCTCTTATTTTTATTTTTGCAGCGGTTTTAATTTTTGTCGGCAAAAAAAACGGTCTAAAAGCTCTTATCTCCCTGGGGCTTACCATAGGCCTGATATTCGGCATTTTTCTTCCCCTTATCCTTCAAGGTCATAATCCTATTCTTTGGGCTATTATAATTTGCAGTCTTGCCTCCGTTATTACTCTTTTTATTATTTCTGGAATGAATAACAAAACCTATACGGCAATTTTGGGAACTATAGGCGGGGTTATTATAGCAGGCCTTTTTGCCTTTGTTGCAGGAAAAATTCTAAGACTTTCAGGTTTGGGAAATGAAGATGCTCAAATGTTAGCCTTTGTTCCGCAGTACCGTAAAATAGATTATCAGGGACTCTTATTTGCCGGCATTATGATAGGCTCCCTCGGTGCCGTTATGGATGTAGCTATGTCTATTTCTTCTTCAATGTGGGAGATTGTAGCTGTAAGCCCTAAGATACCGAATAAACAGCTTATAAAATCGGGGATGAATATAGGGCGGGATATTATAGGCTCAATGTCCAATACGCTTATTTTAGCCTATGTGAGTACGTCAATTCCCGTACTTTTACTCTTTATCATTTTTTCGCACGGGTTTACCGAAATCATAAATTTGGAAATTTTATCGGCCGAGATATTGCGTGCCGTCTCCGGAAGTATAGGTTTAATCTGTACGATTCCCATAACCGTCAACTTAGTAAATATTTTTAGAAAGAACTAA
- a CDS encoding phospho-N-acetylmuramoyl-pentapeptide-transferase — translation MLYHIAELLGPYFGPMRLLQSYAVLISLGLFLGFLITVLLLPKFYSKLPKDRGREFTVNPEAAVGKPTGAGVVFISIFVLCVFLLITPTITQSLVLVITFAVMLTGFLDDRSEKSWGEYLKGGLDFILSAVTALVIFYIYFEGRVSFWIPFTSNLVEVHPIVFFAVSIIILWISINTTNCTDGVDGLSGTLILLALVSLGIVFYFVLGHVKVAAYLLVPNISTGAKWAVMIFTLCGVLTGYLWHNAYPSKVLMGDAGSRALGFFIGVLVIISRNPFILLMTSGVILINGGTGILKVVMLRFFKIRIFKNIRFPLHDHMKKNLQWSPTQVLIRFVIIQILITIVILGILFKIR, via the coding sequence ATGTTATACCATATTGCAGAACTGCTTGGTCCCTATTTCGGGCCGATGAGACTTTTACAATCCTATGCCGTTTTAATTTCTTTAGGCTTGTTTTTGGGCTTTTTAATAACGGTTTTACTCTTGCCTAAATTTTATTCTAAACTGCCGAAAGACAGAGGGCGGGAATTTACCGTAAATCCTGAAGCTGCTGTAGGAAAACCTACGGGAGCCGGCGTGGTGTTTATTTCCATCTTCGTGCTCTGCGTTTTTTTATTGATTACACCTACCATTACGCAGAGCCTTGTTTTGGTTATAACCTTTGCCGTTATGCTGACAGGCTTTTTAGATGACAGGTCCGAAAAGTCATGGGGAGAATATTTAAAGGGCGGCTTGGATTTTATTTTATCGGCCGTAACAGCCCTTGTTATTTTTTATATCTATTTTGAAGGAAGGGTTTCCTTTTGGATTCCCTTTACATCGAACCTTGTAGAAGTGCACCCTATTGTTTTCTTTGCCGTTTCCATAATTATTTTGTGGATTTCGATTAATACAACAAACTGTACTGACGGAGTTGACGGCCTTTCGGGAACCCTTATTCTGTTAGCCCTTGTTTCCCTCGGCATAGTTTTTTACTTTGTTTTGGGACATGTCAAGGTTGCGGCCTATCTTTTGGTTCCGAATATCAGCACTGGTGCAAAATGGGCTGTTATGATTTTTACCCTCTGCGGAGTTCTTACCGGCTATCTTTGGCATAATGCCTATCCGAGTAAGGTACTTATGGGAGATGCAGGTTCCAGAGCCTTGGGCTTTTTTATCGGTGTTCTGGTAATTATTTCACGGAACCCCTTTATCCTTTTGATGACGAGCGGCGTTATCCTCATAAACGGAGGAACGGGTATTTTAAAAGTGGTTATGCTCCGCTTTTTTAAAATCCGTATTTTTAAAAACATCAGGTTTCCTCTTCATGACCACATGAAAAAGAATTTGCAGTGGTCGCCGACTCAGGTTTTAATCCGATTTGTGATTATCCAAATTTTAATTACGATTGTGATTTTAGGAATTCTATTTAAGATTAGATAG
- a CDS encoding C39 family peptidase, whose translation MELLMRIQKRFLFFFLALIPLAVLIASLGRVFPSVGLNTKENHRQKNILAMSEIYYRQTFNNCAPYSAMAAINIITKKEIDPELLAKETGWRIKNNLTMPQGLIQVLHKHKIKTKEAVLSCCSDNEKINWIKNTVDEGKPIILLIKIKKVLHYVTVIGYDENGFILYDSLQEKTKSNPRKTIKDKPQYYGNRYYEYSDLIKLWDKGGYKIFFKNWALVCG comes from the coding sequence ATGGAACTTTTGATGCGGATACAAAAAAGATTTTTGTTTTTCTTTTTAGCACTCATTCCGCTTGCCGTTTTAATCGCAAGTCTAGGCAGAGTTTTTCCGTCCGTCGGATTAAACACAAAAGAAAACCATAGGCAAAAAAATATCTTAGCCATGAGCGAAATTTATTACCGCCAAACTTTTAATAACTGTGCACCCTATTCTGCGATGGCTGCGATAAATATAATAACAAAAAAAGAAATAGATCCGGAACTTTTAGCAAAAGAAACAGGATGGCGGATAAAAAATAATTTAACCATGCCGCAAGGCCTTATCCAAGTATTGCATAAACACAAAATAAAAACAAAAGAAGCAGTTTTATCCTGCTGCTCCGATAACGAAAAAATTAATTGGATAAAAAATACGGTCGACGAAGGAAAGCCGATTATTCTTTTAATAAAAATAAAAAAAGTTTTGCATTATGTAACGGTAATAGGTTACGACGAAAATGGTTTTATTCTTTACGACTCTCTGCAAGAAAAGACAAAATCAAATCCGCGAAAAACAATAAAAGACAAACCTCAATATTACGGAAACCGTTATTACGAATATTCCGATCTTATAAAACTTTGGGATAAGGGCGGCTATAAAATATTTTTTAAAAATTGGGCATTGGTTTGCGGATAA
- a CDS encoding tRNA threonylcarbamoyladenosine dehydratase has protein sequence MSFLSRFEPLLGSENLKKIEDARIAVFGLGGVGSYTAEALARSGVAQNGAGQLILIDGDKIEESNINRQLYALYSTIGKAKTEIAMERIADINPACKIKAVSSFILPDNFYKILGEDFFKRVDFIVDAVDTIALKLFLAAEAEKNEVPLISAMGCGNRLNADFEFADIYRTSVCPLCKIMRTELKKRNVKHLKVLYSKTECTVKQNPPASAAWVPSIAGLLIAGEVIKRLSRPEDFS, from the coding sequence ATGAGTTTTTTATCGAGGTTTGAGCCTCTTTTAGGTTCTGAAAATTTAAAGAAAATTGAAGACGCACGGATTGCGGTTTTCGGTTTGGGAGGCGTGGGAAGCTATACTGCCGAGGCTCTTGCTCGAAGCGGGGTTGCCCAAAACGGGGCAGGGCAACTTATTTTGATTGACGGCGACAAGATAGAAGAAAGCAATATCAACCGTCAGCTTTATGCCCTTTATTCTACCATCGGAAAAGCTAAGACCGAAATTGCAATGGAGCGTATTGCCGATATAAATCCGGCATGTAAAATAAAAGCTGTAAGTTCCTTTATCCTGCCCGATAATTTTTATAAAATTTTAGGCGAAGATTTTTTTAAAAGGGTAGATTTTATAGTTGATGCCGTCGATACAATAGCCCTAAAACTTTTTCTTGCAGCCGAAGCCGAAAAAAATGAGGTACCGCTTATTTCGGCGATGGGCTGCGGAAACCGTCTAAACGCCGATTTTGAATTTGCAGATATTTACAGAACAAGTGTCTGCCCCCTTTGTAAAATAATGCGTACCGAGCTTAAAAAAAGGAATGTTAAGCACTTGAAGGTGCTTTATTCTAAAACCGAATGTACCGTAAAACAAAACCCTCCGGCTTCGGCTGCATGGGTGCCCTCAATCGCCGGACTTTTAATCGCCGGAGAGGTAATTAAGCGTCTATCTCGGCCAGAAGATTTTTCATGA
- a CDS encoding DUF368 domain-containing protein encodes MYTKAMLNYIKKIIAGIAVGIANVIPGVSGGTIAVVFGAYSDLIGAASLDIKIIKANFKIYLCLFGGMGLGILLFARLFKLVYEKFPVQTNFFFIGLIIGSIFIIFDLVRKKEKENSFTKVFKILWFFIGLSIMLALYFFKGAAASSTAAVETLSLGSFIFLFLAGFVGAAAMVIPGISGSFLLLIMGAYYTVIKAITELNIPVLIPVGLGILAGIILSARLIGFLMEKFPKITYAFILGLVAGSIRHMLPDG; translated from the coding sequence ATGTATACTAAAGCAATGTTAAATTATATAAAGAAGATAATCGCAGGTATTGCCGTAGGTATAGCAAATGTAATTCCCGGAGTTTCAGGCGGAACCATAGCCGTCGTTTTTGGAGCCTATTCCGACCTTATAGGGGCTGCAAGCCTTGACATCAAGATCATTAAAGCTAATTTTAAAATTTATCTTTGCCTTTTCGGAGGCATGGGCTTAGGAATTCTCCTCTTTGCACGCCTTTTCAAGCTTGTTTATGAAAAGTTTCCCGTGCAGACCAATTTCTTTTTTATAGGCCTCATAATAGGAAGTATCTTTATAATCTTTGACCTTGTACGAAAAAAAGAAAAAGAAAACTCTTTTACAAAGGTCTTTAAAATTCTTTGGTTCTTTATAGGTTTAAGCATAATGCTTGCCCTGTACTTTTTTAAGGGTGCGGCGGCCTCATCAACTGCGGCCGTAGAAACATTGAGCCTCGGAAGCTTTATCTTTTTATTTCTTGCAGGTTTTGTAGGGGCTGCAGCAATGGTAATTCCGGGCATCTCAGGCTCCTTCCTCCTTTTGATAATGGGAGCTTATTATACGGTAATCAAAGCCATTACAGAGCTTAACATTCCGGTACTGATTCCTGTAGGCTTAGGTATTCTAGCCGGCATTATTCTTTCTGCCCGTTTAATCGGTTTTTTAATGGAGAAATTTCCCAAGATAACCTACGCCTTTATTTTAGGGCTGGTTGCAGGTTCAATCCGTCACATGCTACCCGACGGCTGA
- a CDS encoding type II toxin-antitoxin system RelE/ParE family toxin, whose product MIEIEKTDIYQKWLENLRDRKAKIIITARIKRLQMGNFGDCKFINKKIYELRINYAKGYRVYFINKNNKIILLLLGGDKSTQTKDIQKAIDMAEELA is encoded by the coding sequence ATGATTGAGATCGAAAAAACAGATATCTATCAAAAGTGGCTTGAAAACTTAAGAGATAGAAAAGCCAAAATTATTATTACAGCCAGAATCAAAAGGCTTCAGATGGGTAATTTCGGCGATTGTAAGTTTATCAACAAAAAGATATATGAACTTCGAATCAATTATGCAAAAGGTTATAGGGTTTATTTTATTAATAAAAATAACAAAATTATTTTACTCCTTTTGGGTGGAGACAAATCTACACAAACCAAAGATATACAGAAAGCCATAGACATGGCTGAGGAGCTCGCATGA